The proteins below come from a single uncultured Dethiosulfovibrio sp. genomic window:
- a CDS encoding ABC transporter permease codes for MMEFFQATVRMVTPLMLIALGGTWTLQTGILNIGQEGCLILSSFFAVLGNHLFGSWVAGIAFAICAALVYNMLFALFSVTLRSNIWVIGMALNIMGSALSVLFLKSFFHVKGSFRSSNMVRIPDIDLDFLPPWVDGLSLIVWIALFILAVMFYMDSKTVTGMRLKAAGENEEALEAAGVQVWRIRYGVIAINAVLVGLAGSYLSTSYLLSFVRGMSADRGWMAVAAVIFGNGSLGWTAFAVILFGMAQAGGFQLQVMGVPSHVALMLPYGLVIVALITRGIGKRRIS; via the coding sequence ATGATGGAGTTCTTTCAGGCCACCGTTCGTATGGTAACCCCTCTGATGCTCATAGCTTTAGGAGGAACCTGGACCCTTCAAACTGGCATACTGAACATAGGTCAGGAGGGCTGTCTAATACTGTCCTCTTTCTTCGCCGTCTTAGGCAACCACCTTTTCGGAAGCTGGGTAGCGGGAATAGCCTTCGCCATCTGTGCCGCTCTTGTCTACAACATGCTCTTTGCTCTGTTCTCCGTGACCCTTCGCTCCAATATATGGGTTATAGGGATGGCCCTCAATATAATGGGCAGCGCTCTTTCCGTCCTGTTCCTTAAAAGCTTCTTTCACGTAAAAGGCAGTTTTCGCAGCTCCAACATGGTCAGGATACCGGACATCGACTTAGACTTTCTTCCTCCATGGGTGGACGGTCTCTCCCTGATCGTCTGGATCGCCCTGTTCATACTGGCGGTTATGTTCTACATGGACTCCAAAACCGTGACCGGCATGAGGCTGAAGGCCGCAGGGGAGAACGAGGAGGCCCTGGAGGCGGCGGGAGTTCAGGTCTGGAGGATCCGGTACGGCGTCATAGCCATAAACGCCGTCCTGGTCGGGTTGGCGGGGTCCTACCTCTCCACCTCCTATCTGCTTTCCTTCGTCAGGGGCATGAGCGCCGACAGAGGATGGATGGCGGTGGCGGCGGTCATATTCGGAAACGGAAGCCTGGGCTGGACCGCCTTCGCGGTGATCCTCTTCGGCATGGCTCAGGCTGGCGGTTTCCAGCTACAGGTCATGGGGGTTCCCAGCCACGTGGCGCTGATGCTCCCCTACGGCCTGGTGATAGTGGCACTCATAACCAGAGGTATCGGAAAGAGACGAATCTCGTAA
- a CDS encoding BMP family ABC transporter substrate-binding protein, translating to MGKRLGLMLCAAMVLMAGTAFGGDKLSVALIIEGQMGDESFYDSANRGFEKAKAELGIDGKVIECNYDPANYVPYMATAAKRFDLVLSVGFGMMDAVAEVAPKFPDTDFAQFDTVGEIAHVSFVDFKQSEGSFLAGALAAMMTTREGDPRVNPEAVIGIVCGEDIPVMYSFIAGYEQGAKHVNPDVKILRGFVGRWDDPAGGKEMTLNQHKNGADVVYQVAGGTGEGIIAAAKEGGFYAIGVDSPQEHLAPEAVLTSMLKRLDVAVYDLIKAKKEDRYQRGTVLRYGIKEGGVDLSWSDSALKLVPDDVRAKLDDLKKEVISGNIEVAETTK from the coding sequence ATGGGCAAGAGATTAGGACTTATGCTTTGTGCCGCCATGGTTCTTATGGCGGGAACCGCCTTCGGAGGGGACAAGCTTTCCGTGGCCCTTATCATCGAGGGACAGATGGGCGACGAATCATTTTACGACAGCGCCAACAGAGGATTTGAGAAAGCTAAGGCGGAGTTGGGCATCGACGGAAAGGTCATAGAGTGCAACTACGACCCAGCAAACTACGTGCCCTACATGGCCACCGCCGCCAAGAGGTTCGACCTGGTCCTGTCGGTCGGCTTCGGCATGATGGACGCTGTAGCGGAGGTCGCCCCTAAATTTCCGGACACCGATTTTGCCCAGTTCGACACCGTAGGCGAGATAGCCCACGTGTCCTTCGTCGACTTCAAACAGAGCGAGGGAAGCTTCCTGGCAGGGGCCCTCGCCGCTATGATGACCACCAGAGAGGGAGACCCCAGAGTCAACCCCGAGGCGGTTATCGGCATAGTCTGCGGTGAGGACATTCCGGTCATGTACAGCTTTATCGCCGGATACGAGCAGGGAGCGAAACACGTCAACCCAGACGTCAAGATCCTCAGGGGGTTTGTGGGTCGTTGGGACGATCCTGCTGGCGGCAAAGAGATGACCCTCAACCAGCATAAAAACGGCGCCGACGTGGTCTATCAGGTCGCCGGGGGAACAGGAGAGGGAATCATCGCTGCCGCTAAAGAGGGGGGCTTCTACGCTATCGGCGTCGACTCACCTCAGGAGCACCTCGCCCCGGAAGCGGTTCTGACCTCCATGCTCAAGAGGCTTGACGTGGCGGTCTACGACCTCATCAAGGCCAAAAAGGAAGACCGCTATCAAAGAGGAACTGTCCTCAGATACGGTATAAAAGAGGGCGGAGTGGACCTTTCCTGGTCCGACAGTGCCCTTAAGCTGGTTCCTGATGACGTCAGGGCCAAGCTTGACGACCTTAAAAAAGAGGTCATATCCGGTAATATCGAGGTCGCAGAGACCACGAAATAG
- a CDS encoding ABC transporter permease, whose protein sequence is MSSSIGRWAQEHRDGLIVMGSFVASVFFGGVIIALFGANPIDAYRSMFIGALGDQDAVLATLAKWVPLLLATFAISVAFNGGMWNIGAEGQLYVGAFASAWIGLTFGGLPGIILMPLAVVAGLAAAATWAWIPAKLNLDGGLNIVVLTIMLNSLGTLATQALTVGPYAGKEVAAGATDRIPEAMRFAKLTDFSNLNTGIFLAVGAVIVVTVLMLFTVRGYDWKMCRLNGRFARYGGVNVRRVQMSAMLLSGILAGLAGVLLVMGDQYRFRTAISPGYTWTGMILAMMVAYHPVGGIGVSLIYAIMESGALEMELLTDVPVEVVQIVMCLAVLFVAAGFSIANRLASRLRED, encoded by the coding sequence TTGAGTAGCTCTATCGGCAGATGGGCCCAAGAGCATCGGGATGGACTTATAGTAATGGGCTCCTTCGTGGCGAGCGTGTTCTTCGGAGGGGTCATAATCGCCCTCTTCGGGGCGAACCCCATAGACGCCTATAGGAGCATGTTTATCGGTGCCCTTGGGGATCAGGATGCCGTCCTCGCGACCCTGGCGAAATGGGTGCCCCTGCTTCTGGCCACCTTCGCCATATCGGTGGCCTTTAACGGCGGGATGTGGAACATAGGTGCGGAAGGACAGCTCTACGTAGGTGCCTTCGCCTCCGCCTGGATAGGCCTGACCTTTGGCGGCTTGCCTGGAATAATCCTGATGCCTCTGGCCGTAGTGGCCGGGCTAGCTGCCGCCGCCACTTGGGCGTGGATCCCCGCCAAGCTCAACCTCGACGGAGGGCTCAACATAGTGGTCCTTACCATAATGCTCAACTCTCTGGGAACCCTGGCGACCCAGGCCCTCACGGTAGGTCCTTATGCGGGGAAAGAGGTAGCAGCAGGGGCCACCGACCGTATCCCCGAGGCCATGAGGTTCGCCAAATTAACCGACTTCAGCAACCTAAACACCGGCATATTCCTGGCTGTTGGGGCGGTTATCGTCGTCACCGTGCTGATGCTCTTCACCGTCAGGGGCTACGACTGGAAAATGTGTCGCCTCAATGGCAGATTCGCCCGTTACGGAGGGGTGAATGTCCGAAGGGTGCAGATGTCGGCGATGCTGCTGTCCGGTATCCTAGCCGGATTGGCGGGGGTGCTTTTGGTGATGGGAGACCAGTATCGCTTTCGCACCGCTATATCCCCGGGTTACACCTGGACCGGAATGATTTTAGCCATGATGGTGGCCTACCATCCTGTCGGTGGTATAGGAGTCTCACTTATCTACGCTATAATGGAATCCGGGGCTCTGGAGATGGAGCTTCTGACTGATGTCCCGGTGGAGGTTGTCCAGATAGTCATGTGTCTGGCGGTTCTCTTTGTGGCCGCAGGGTTCTCCATCGCAAACCGGCTCGCAAGCCGTCTCAGGGAGGATTAG
- a CDS encoding ABC transporter ATP-binding protein, with translation MDRLSIKGLTKTFGPFVAVDDISVDIEGGTIHAVVGENGAGKSTIMKCIYGIHHPDRGEISMDGKPLYIRSPRDAMASGIGMVHQHFMLVPSMSVCRNVVLGDEPVKGLAFDLDRARSEVSRLIDLYGLDISPDVPVGTLPVGLQQQVEILKLLYRQAEVLIFDEPTAVLSPKEVGRLFETLRGFKDAGKTVIFIAHNLGEVLDISDNISVMRKGRLIDTKLASELDRSSLAELMVGRAINLPSVTDGPVLSKTPLLELSGVSVAGDSRPLLDDVSLKIHGGEVLGVAGITGNGQSELEEVISGLRGSDGKVVIDGVDLTSSDSHRRREAGLAYIPEDRLKTGLAPLASLADNGLMGYQYQDRFRNGPFQNRAESLSHVDGIMDKYGVAAAHRGVQSGTLSGGNMQRLVMGRELEHDPKVLVVSQPTRGVDIGGAEEIHRHILDLRSRGSAVLLISSDLDEVLSLSDRVAVMFRGKVAALLSSKEATRDRVGRIMLEGEEGGDLE, from the coding sequence TTGGATAGGCTGTCCATTAAGGGGCTGACCAAGACCTTCGGTCCCTTCGTCGCGGTGGACGACATATCGGTGGACATAGAGGGAGGGACTATTCACGCCGTAGTAGGAGAAAACGGAGCGGGAAAGTCCACCATAATGAAGTGCATATACGGCATACACCACCCCGATCGAGGGGAGATATCCATGGACGGGAAGCCCCTTTACATAAGGTCTCCTAGAGACGCTATGGCCTCGGGAATCGGTATGGTTCATCAACACTTCATGTTGGTTCCGTCGATGTCGGTCTGTAGAAACGTGGTCTTAGGCGACGAGCCCGTGAAGGGATTGGCTTTTGACCTTGACAGAGCGAGGTCCGAGGTCTCTCGCCTTATAGATCTCTACGGCCTGGATATCTCCCCTGACGTCCCGGTAGGGACCTTGCCAGTCGGTCTTCAGCAACAGGTGGAGATACTCAAGTTGCTTTACCGTCAGGCGGAGGTCCTTATCTTCGACGAACCTACGGCGGTGTTGTCCCCTAAGGAGGTCGGTCGGCTTTTCGAGACCCTCAGGGGATTTAAAGATGCCGGTAAAACGGTCATCTTTATCGCCCACAACCTAGGGGAGGTCCTGGACATCTCCGATAATATCTCGGTTATGAGAAAAGGCAGGCTCATAGATACCAAACTGGCATCGGAGCTCGATAGATCCTCTCTGGCGGAGCTAATGGTAGGTCGAGCTATAAACCTGCCCTCGGTCACCGATGGGCCGGTTCTCTCCAAGACTCCCCTTCTTGAGCTGTCCGGCGTCTCCGTAGCCGGTGACTCAAGGCCCCTTCTCGACGACGTCAGTCTCAAGATCCACGGAGGAGAGGTCCTAGGCGTCGCTGGTATAACGGGTAACGGCCAGAGCGAGCTTGAGGAGGTCATATCGGGCCTCAGGGGATCGGATGGAAAGGTCGTCATCGACGGAGTCGACCTGACCTCCAGCGATTCCCACAGACGGAGGGAGGCGGGGTTGGCCTATATCCCCGAGGATAGGCTGAAAACCGGTCTGGCTCCGCTGGCAAGTTTGGCGGATAACGGTCTCATGGGGTATCAGTATCAGGATCGTTTTAGAAATGGGCCGTTTCAAAACAGGGCGGAAAGTCTATCCCACGTCGACGGCATAATGGACAAGTACGGCGTAGCTGCGGCCCACCGGGGGGTCCAGTCCGGCACCCTCTCCGGGGGAAATATGCAGAGGCTTGTCATGGGCAGGGAACTGGAGCACGACCCTAAGGTTTTGGTGGTATCCCAACCCACCAGAGGGGTGGATATCGGAGGAGCAGAGGAGATACACCGCCATATACTGGACCTTCGCTCCAGAGGCAGTGCGGTCCTCCTTATATCCTCCGATCTGGACGAGGTGCTGTCTTTGAGCGATAGGGTTGCGGTGATGTTCCGAGGAAAGGTAGCCGCCCTGTTGTCCTCCAAGGAGGCAACCAGGGATAGAGTGGGCAGGATAATGCTTGAAGGAGAGGAGGGTGGCGATCTTGAGTAG
- a CDS encoding metal-dependent transcriptional regulator gives MAITERIEDYLETVLEIELEGGVPSVTELASRLGVRKATVVVAVRKMVELGLLDHQRYGKIELTREGREKALETYRRHQHMTFLFSQLLGLDDSVAEEMACAAEHSLDPASERRLAAFVDFCCRSRTEKKEWISAMDRFVSDPEQLSIPLTMLLPRQEAKVLRLTTTGKPRRLGLTEKGLVPGQTVKRTDDGRGRDVQISLDGKEETLSNLDALSIWVLPMEENVG, from the coding sequence ATGGCCATAACAGAACGCATTGAGGACTATCTTGAGACGGTACTGGAGATTGAGCTGGAGGGTGGCGTGCCATCGGTCACCGAGCTTGCCTCCCGTCTGGGAGTGCGTAAGGCCACCGTGGTGGTGGCGGTCAGAAAGATGGTCGAGCTTGGGCTTTTGGACCATCAGAGATACGGAAAGATCGAGCTTACCAGGGAAGGTAGGGAGAAGGCCCTTGAGACCTACAGACGTCACCAGCACATGACGTTTCTCTTCTCCCAGCTTCTGGGCCTCGACGACTCGGTGGCCGAGGAGATGGCCTGTGCCGCCGAACACTCTCTAGACCCCGCCTCGGAGCGTCGTCTTGCCGCCTTCGTCGATTTCTGCTGTCGCTCCAGGACGGAGAAAAAAGAGTGGATCTCCGCTATGGACCGGTTTGTCTCCGACCCAGAACAGCTTTCAATCCCTCTGACGATGTTGTTACCTCGTCAGGAAGCGAAGGTGTTGAGGCTCACCACGACAGGAAAGCCCAGACGGCTGGGACTAACGGAAAAAGGTCTGGTGCCGGGACAGACGGTTAAGAGAACTGACGACGGCAGAGGAAGAGACGTTCAGATCTCCCTGGACGGGAAGGAGGAAACCCTCTCCAACCTAGATGCCCTGTCCATATGGGTCCTCCCTATGGAGGAGAACGTTGGATAG